The nucleotide sequence ctttctttaaatctgccaagctcgcttgttaATTTAAGTAATCCGTGTGTTCACcgtgctttgatggctgcaaaaGGGAGTGGTGActctagctaaagagtcagagatctcgttagcCACGATAACTACGTTTCTCGTGACCCATTTAACATCAGGGTATTatgttcagcctggatttacagtacCCAATTACTCTTGAAAAGGGTTTGCTGTTGCTGCAGACACATCTGTTTGCCACaaaaaagttcatcgcttcttgaatagcatatgagtacacctccgcttgaaacacagatgcgtacgttctaagagcaaagtatAGTTTTAATTACAGTAAGttaagattatttataaatatctaAATTGTATTTGTTGGAATATTTTAGCGGCCTCGATAGTCTAGCGTAGgcgcactagcctgccatcccagaggttgtgggctaGAATCCCACGTGAAGCACAGTccacgcacttttccaaatttatctaCTTTCCCTCTCTCTAATAATTTTCCATTCCAAAAACATTTCCCAAACTCACTTCTCAAACCCAAACTTATCTTTTCGATCGtcactcccgcacaatagtcagcgcattattcaCATTGTGGCTAGTAAAATAAGCAAAgcagacacaccaaaatttagccaagtcctcaaccatttgtgccatccttctggcagaaaaatgtgaaccacagatggcgctccaagcagtaaaaaGGCGTTGTTCCTGAGCTATTTTGTTCCTATTTAGAACTGGTAGCGGTAGGCTAATCacttaccctgtcagaaatcaaaatagattaatgaaaccaacgcaagactgagtcttgtcgaggccctatgctcccgagaggagtgaacaaggaaaagaaggcaaaaattttactttggcaaatatatgtaattttagATTCAAAGAGTTTCAACTTCAATCAAACCTTGGCAACTGTGCGTAAATAAGGTGTTGAGAGAGGCTTGTCGAAACCAAGCAAGTGTTGAATATCTTTGAAACAGTGTCTAATAAAGTTTTCGCAGTGAACAAAgccaatttttctttgcatatgCACTAATAGCAgggtttttattaattgtactaaatattcgattatttgcaATGCATagtaaatacaaaagtaattcttaacacaaaacataaatataaaaaattatatgtaattatattaaacttaacagatgttaaataaattaacaatcgAGTTGAAGTAAAACTCAAACTCTGTGATGTATTTACGCAAATTACTTTTGGAACGCTTACTCTTGACTTCTGAAAAGCCACATCCTTAGCCTCTAATTAatccttttttctttgttagaaaggaaattaaaagagtgagtgatgatgatgatggctcAATAGTGGTGCCGAGTGCAAATGCGCGGCATGCAAATGAGCATGAGGCGCTACAATTTTGGCCACATGAGCATGAGGAAAGGCATAACCAACCGACACATGATGTGTGGTGGTTTTGGGTCCGGGAATGGCACGGTATGTAGGAGCAACAAAAGGTGCAGGTTCCAATACTGGAGCAGACAAAACTGGTACTGGTACGGGCAGAGGAGCGGGCAGcacatgatgatgatgatgcacTACTGGAGCGGGCAAAAGAGGAGCTGGCAGAATAGCCGCAGGAGCTGGAGCTGGAAAGAAGGGTGCGGGAGCAGGAAAGATGGGTGCGGGAGCGGGAGCGGGAAAGATGGGAGCAGGAGCTGGTAAGATGGGAGCAGGTGCGGGTAGCAGTTGCGCTGGGGCCGGGAGGTATTGGGCGGGTGCTGGCAACAGAGGTGCTGGTGCTGCGGCATGTAGATGAGGCGCTGGCAGCCAGGGCTCAGGAACAGGTGCTGCAGCATGGAAGTGTGTAGGCGGCAATACAGGTGGTGCAAAATCGAAATGTTCGGGTATGGCTGAATGCAGTGCAAAAGGATGAGACGGCTTAGCGACAGCCAAGGCAGCCATGGCTAGCAAAGCAAGAGcctgaaatgcaaaaaaagaaatatatcgtCTAGGAtgattttcataattattatttatgtataaacTATACTTACAAATTTCATAAGCgccattttacttaatttttgtcaGAGTTTAACGTTTACTAGATTTTTTCCAACAACCCCACTTGACTATGCAAA is from Anastrepha ludens isolate Willacy chromosome 4, idAnaLude1.1, whole genome shotgun sequence and encodes:
- the LOC128861146 gene encoding uncharacterized protein LOC128861146, with product MALMKFALALLAMAALAVAKPSHPFALHSAIPEHFDFAPPVLPPTHFHAAAPVPEPWLPAPHLHAAAPAPLLPAPAQYLPAPAQLLPAPAPILPAPAPIFPAPAPAPIFPAPAPFFPAPAPAAILPAPLLPAPVVHHHHHVLPAPLPVPVPVLSAPVLEPAPFVAPTYRAIPGPKTTTHHVSVGYAFPHAHVAKIVAPHAHLHAAHLHSAPLLSHHHHHSLF